The Littorina saxatilis isolate snail1 linkage group LG1, US_GU_Lsax_2.0, whole genome shotgun sequence nucleotide sequence cttgccatttacatatttattatacatgttgaaggatgaatgaagatacattgtagacggatgcatgttatggattaaaagccccacgatgatgtgcttggcaaatacaaaaaacaaaacaaaacaaaaaaaaaaaaaaaaaaccagcataGAGCACGTGACAATGGTGAAATGTGAGCAATCATAAAGGAAATTTCCCTATAAACACCGAGAGAGCTCAGTCATATGATTTAATTTGATTGCAATGTGTCgatggtaaaaaaaaaccacttgcaCACATGGGAGGGGAGAGAACTGGAAGCTGTTATCTCTTAATATAATTGTTGCTCGATTATTGCTCACAATTGTGCTCGCTGggatacacgcaagcacgcaaacaaaaagtacaaatcacaggccgacagacagacagagagacaggcagaaaggCAGGCACGctgactctcacacacacacacacacacacacacacacacacacacacacacacacacacgcacacacacactacatattacctcccgtgtgtgtgtgtgtgtgtgtgtgtgtgtgtgtgtgtgcgtgcgtgcgtgtgtgtgtgtgtgtgtgtgtgcgtgtgtgtgtgtgtgtgtggttgttgtttgaAGATTCAGGTTCTCCATCGTCAGTTTAGTGTTGGCATAACAAAATTCGAGTTCTCTTAGTGCCCTAATCATGGTCAGTGTTCTGTTTAAATACTGTCTCAAGATGACCAATGAGAGAAATGCATACCGAGCTgtttcaaaattaatttttaattcgggttcttcttcttctgcgttcgtgggctgaaactccgacgtacactcatgtttttgcacgagtggatttttacgtgtatgaccgtttttaccccgccatctaggcagccatacgccgctttcggaggaagcaagCTGggaattttcgtgtttctataacccatcgaacccATGTTCTTTTTCATCTGAGTTACCTCAaccaaaattaaaaatcaatCAAGTTCGAGCTCGAACTGTTTCGTGTTCTTTTTCCTCTGCGGTAAGTTAGTAATTAAATTCAGACTTGGTCTGTGTCGTCTTCGTTTTCCTCAGCAATAAGTCAACCACAATTCAAGGTCAATAAAAGTCGGGCTAGagtagtgggttttttttctccctggTAAGTCAGCCATAATTCAAAGTCAATCAAGATCGGGTTCgagctgggtttttttctttttcctctgTGGAAGGTCAACCATTATCAGCTGTGTGGTGCAGCGGGATTTGGCTAGCAACCGCTCCTCTGCGCTGAGAACCTTCTTAGTCTGCTCGCTCTCAGGTTCTcggtcactgtcactgtcgcTGTCCTCGTCAAAAAATTCATGCCTCCAGTCTGGCACCCACACCACGACTTTGCGCTCAAGGCCGCGCACGTCTGACGAGTTTACAGCGGCCACGACGTTATTCTTCGCTAAAGCCGTGTCTGCAATGTCCTTCTCCCATCCAGCGTTGTTACCACCCGACGAGCGGTGGAGGACTTGCACGGGTAGGCCCTTGTCGCGAAGGCCGCGTACCAGGTCGCTTGCCGGTGACTCCACTCTGCCTGAGCTGTCGATGACATGGTCCCGCAAATCTTCGCTCCTCGTCAGAATGAAGACGTCCTTATACTGTGGGTTGGAAGGACTATTCGGCAGGGCATTATGACCTGAAGAAATCAAAAGCCACCAATCAAAAGTGACATGTGATAATACAAAGCTACTAATCTAATAAGTATGGCATAACTCGTCGCTGAATGCATATAATACCCCATCCTGTAACAAATAATCTTAAAGTGTGCATTTGTTTCTTacggacacgcacgcacgtgcacacatacacacacgcaaacacgcacgtatgcacatacgcactcacgcacgcactcaagcacgcgcacagacacgcaaacacgcacgcacgtacatacacacacacatacacacacacacacacacttacacacacacttacacacacacacacacacacacacacacacacacacacacacacacacacaccgacgcaTGTGGAGCAGCATCAAATAAGGGGAATAACAATCTCACCAGCACAGCCGACGTTGAACTTGTTAAGCAGAACCTCAGCAATGTCAGCCCCACACTGCCAGCAGTCGATAGGCCAGAGGGACGAGTGTGTGGGTCCCAAGTGACAAAGCCTGACAATCTTCAAACCGTCGCTGGGTGCGGGTATTGCGGCCCTGCTGTAAGGCTGAGCACCGCACAGCTTGAGACCTGGCTCCACCTCCCGTTGTATGACCGGGGTACAGCGAAGCGGGATGGTGAAGCTGACCACGGGAAAGCCTTGAGGGAAGAGATCAGGTTTGAGCTGCATGCTGCTGATCCAGACAGACACCGAGGATGCCCAACCCTTGCCGCGGACCATTTGATACAACAGATCTCCCACGTGTAAACCTGTGGACCTGGAATGATGAGTAAAGTCAAATTAAGAAGTTCTAGAaaggattttatttttaaacaaacaaactatttaCCTAATCTTACCGGCTCTGGTTTAGGAAATTCACTTGTTTCCTGATTGACTGCCAATTTGTCTAAATTCAGAGCCAATTAAAGCTTCGCACAacaagcttcgtgaagtagacttcgcgaagccgatttcgcccaattaatatcaggcttaGCGCACATAGCTAACAGAGCAGCTCACCGTATTTGTAAGATGTCATCCACGATGAAAAACTGTGGCCGAGAAGGATTAGCTGTGAAAACACCCGCTAATGTGGCCATCAAGGACACATATTCCGCAGGGCGTTCATTCAAGGCGTAGGTGTGAATGGACACAGTGCCAAGGCTGGTTGACGGCGGATCGTTGGCCACGGTCATTTGAAGCTGGTGGTAGATGACGTGCGCAACAGCAACCTGTTCGGCACAAAAACTGAGGATGTGCACATCGTAACCATGGCGGAGACACCACAAGCCTCTTAAAACCAGCACGAGCGTTTTACCAGTTCCTGGAGGTCCTATGATCCAGACATGTGGTGGTCCAATGTTGAGCAGGTCGACCTGTTGTGACGTGAGGATGAGACGCGCCAGCATCTGGCCCAGTTCTTCCACCGCCTCTCCCTCTGTGCGGACCTCAACTCGTGGGGCAGCGTTGCTGTGGATACTGACTGTGGTGGCCGGTCCAACAAATCTGAGGCAAATTTTCCCCGGAACAAATGATGGTTTGCTTGCATGAAGAATTAAGGCATCGATACATTTAGAGAAAATGCATCGTTGATTACCTACTTACGATTTTGTACgtccttgaaaaaaaaagaagttcaaTTATTGACGCTGAAACTTTCGTGGAATTGTGTTATTTAACACATGTTAGTGTAAAGAAATTTCAAATCGAAAACATGTGTGTGCGAAAATACATATAAGCCATTTTTTCTCCACCGACATAAAATAAATCTGCCTCTTTTGTCGTACTGTATGAATGTATGGTGTACAAGTTCACAATGTAGGAAGCATATGACTCTTAGAACTTCTGTAGGATTTGTTACATATGAATATCCTTATCATTTATTAAATCCTTGTCTTATTTTGACTGGTTTCTTTACCTGGCAACAATCTCCAGATAGAGATGATCAGTCAACAGGGGATCCACAGTAGCAGCCATTCTCTTCTGCCACCAGCTGTCGAGTTGCAAGAGAACGTCGGGGGTCACCTGCCAGTGGCGGACAGGGTCTGACAGCTGGTCGGAGCACAGGCACAACTGTGAAGCTTCCTGGGCATTGCTGGCACCAAGACTCTGACACACCAGCTGCACacgagagagaaattcaagttttacgccctcacgacaaagccattaggggtatgttcccgggttttaccccGATTTTAGATGAGATACTCAAGTGTATGCGTGCTTaagtggtatcagccatctgcacttatggtgaCACCCTAAGATCAcaaatccagtgctctaccacctgagctacccgggcccccaactGCCCACCATCCATGTGTTCTTTTTATTTGTCTGCATCTTGATGTTCGGGCATAGGCCGCACATTTGGTATCCAGGGCAACACAGTGACACGACAGACCAGGTGCATGTgtaaatgtatttatttaatttGTCGAGCCCGCATACCAGCCCGTGTTGTTAGccttttcattaaaaacaataATGTAACATCCCAGGATATTATTAACTGTAAAGGTAACAAAAAAACTGTCGACTCAGGGtttacatttttgtttatgCTGTCAGTCTTTTGTGAAGAACAGACACAggatgtaaataaaataaaaacgccATGTTTTGTCGCATTTAAATCGTTTATggaatacgagagagagagagagagagagagagagagagagagagagagagagagagagagacagacagacagacagacagacagacagacagacagagatagacagagacagagacagagaggaccGTTGTCAGCTCAACATGTAACATTTTCGTACTGTAAGATAACAAAGGCGTAATGCTCTTtcgcatgtttttttttaagggaGCAGAGTCAGGGAGCCAGAATATGAAGGCAGAGAAAAATATCAACGTGTACACAAATGTATCCTGTGGTTGCTTTCACGTGAAAAACAGACATAAAAAGTCGTTATTACAAATTGGCATTAGGCGTCGTGTTCTTGGGAGCAGCTATTTTGGTAATACTATGAACCTCGTTCTGTGTCTTACCTGTTCTAGCTTGGAATCTGAAGCCAGGACCCTCTGCAGCTGAGCAGAGTTGACATAGGGGAGGAAGATAGATTTCTTCACGGTCAAGCCAGGTGCAATGTCACCAACAAGGTGCTTCAAGACGGTCTCAGACTTGTTCAGCTGCTTTGCTGCTTTCGCGACCCTCTTTGAGATGTCAGCGTCAGCGTCAGCTTCTGTCTTCTGCAGTTCAGCATGGTTCTTACCGACGGCCTTCAACTCTCCAAGGAGGATCCCGTGATGGCGGTGAAAGATCATGACATCAAAGTCCCCTTCACGGTGAGAGTGTGGCAACTTAGCCAGTCGAGGGTAAGTCCTGGTAGCTCTTTTGAAAGACGGCTTGTTGAGATAACCCATGAAGTCGAGCTGGGACAGGATGAACATGACCTCGCCTCGCCTGTCACCCAGAGCTTGCAGGTTGGTCACCACGTGTTGTTGCGCGAAGTCATCTCGAACGTCGCTGTCAAAAACGGGAAGTGGCGCAATAGGCGGCTGGGATTCCGAAGTCCACAAGCTATGGTCAGGTGGCTGACTCGACTGGTATTGCTGCCTGGTGTGACTTATAACGTTCTGTGCAAAGCCCGCAACCTGGCCTGGCGTAGTATGAGGAAACAGGGCACTTATGCCTTTCAGCACTCCCTGAAGAATAGAACTTGTGGAGCTTGCTGACGTTGACTGGGTTCCCGGACCTTGGGGTGCGGCGGCTGAAGCGCCGACATGTAAGCTGTTGGCTTGAGAGCTGTTGGCTTGAGAGCTGTTGATCTGAGAGCTGTTGGCTTGAGAGCTATTGCCTTGAGAGCTATTGGCTTGTGATCCGCTGGGGACACTGCTGACAGTGGGAGCAGCACCAGAGGGGGGTTTTACCACGAGAACAGGCTCCCCAGACACAGAATCTGCCGTGTAAGGTACTCTGTTGAAATGCACCGGTGGAACACATATTGTTTTGCAGAGTATGTCAGGATACAACTGTTTCACAACCTGCTGCAGGCTAGCAGTGGTGCTGGATTGCCTCCCTTGTGTGGCTCCTGATGACGCCTGTGTGGACAAAGGAGTAAGGAAAAATAAGCAGCCATGAATGTTTGGGTTCTATCTGTACACTGTGTTGTAACCGTATGAAGCACTAAATTTAAGACTTTTTGGCAAGTTGTGAAAGTTGCGT carries:
- the LOC138967820 gene encoding uncharacterized protein, whose product is MASSGATQGRQSSTTASLQQVVKQLYPDILCKTICVPPVHFNRVPYTADSVSGEPVLVVKPPSGAAPTVSSVPSGSQANSSQGNSSQANSSQINSSQANSSQANSLHVGASAAAPQGPGTQSTSASSTSSILQGVLKGISALFPHTTPGQVAGFAQNVISHTRQQYQSSQPPDHSLWTSESQPPIAPLPVFDSDVRDDFAQQHVVTNLQALGDRRGEVMFILSQLDFMGYLNKPSFKRATRTYPRLAKLPHSHREGDFDVMIFHRHHGILLGELKAVGKNHAELQKTEADADADISKRVAKAAKQLNKSETVLKHLVGDIAPGLTVKKSIFLPYVNSAQLQRVLASDSKLEQLVCQSLGASNAQEASQLCLCSDQLSDPVRHWQVTPDVLLQLDSWWQKRMAATVDPLLTDHLYLEIVARFVGPATTVSIHSNAAPRVEVRTEGEAVEELGQMLARLILTSQQVDLLNIGPPHVWIIGPPGTGKTLVLVLRGLWCLRHGYDVHILSFCAEQVAVAHVIYHQLQMTVANDPPSTSLGTVSIHTYALNERPAEYVSLMATLAGVFTANPSRPQFFIVDDILQIRSTGLHVGDLLYQMVRGKGWASSVSVWISSMQLKPDLFPQGFPVVSFTIPLRCTPVIQREVEPGLKLCGAQPYSRAAIPAPSDGLKIVRLCHLGPTHSSLWPIDCWQCGADIAEVLLNKFNVGCAGHNALPNSPSNPQYKDVFILTRSEDLRDHVIDSSGRVESPASDLVRGLRDKGLPVQVLHRSSGGNNAGWEKDIADTALAKNNVVAAVNSSDVRGLERKVVVWVPDWRHEFFDEDSDSDSDREPESEQTKKVLSAEERLLAKSRCTTQLIMVDLPQRKKKKTQLEPDLD